GTTATTTCAGTTTTTTGTTCACGTCGGCCAGCAACAGCTGGATGTCTTTTTTACGACCGGCATCCGCCGACTCGCGACCCGGCCTGGCCGCTGCCAACAACGCTTTTTCCAGTGCTGCCTTGGCTTGAGCATAGTGCGCCTGACGAAATAGATGGTCACCCCAGAAATACAACGGATCGATGCCGTCGGGGTTGATCTTCACCGCTTGCTCCAGCAAGGCCTGGGCCTTGTCGGCGTCGCCAAAGCCTATCGGCCAGCCGGGCACCCGATCATAAAGCGTGCCCAGGCTGGCGTAGGCCGAGCCCTGCAAGGCGTTCGGATCGAGCGTGAGGGCTTTTTCCAGATCGGCTT
The DNA window shown above is from Pseudomonas sp. BSw22131 and carries:
- a CDS encoding tetratricopeptide repeat protein encodes the protein MRTTLFALLCLICMPLWALDAPDQQRLLSIQQEWARIQYQVPESQRAEAFEKLAVQSDAFKQQRPAAAEAWIWSGIVTSSWAGAQGGLGALGKVKLAKADLEKALTLDPNALQGSAYASLGTLYDRVPGWPIGFGDADKAQALLEQAVKINPDGIDPLYFWGDHLFRQAHYAQAKAALEKALLAAARPGRESADAGRKKDIQLLLADVNKKLK